One window of Saccharomyces mikatae IFO 1815 strain IFO1815 genome assembly, chromosome: 8 genomic DNA carries:
- the SMKI08G0650 gene encoding uncharacterized protein (similar to Saccharomyces cerevisiae YHR022C; ancestral locus Anc_5.266), producing the protein MIARSLCREDPSLILRCFDLKSSKISVIGDDHSGKTSLVRSWLNNSFQITDSNNYRVSDLYHKTIQFDSLIKYCRTLEIKSQLPNIFECDIDESVMKGANKTVQNRSGLLKEYLTNAITCDNKPIAGRPMNIDVQIFDTNRMEVSYHSELTTIQIKQSDAVILCFDSTNASSFASLESYICIIHQVSLECQINIPIIIACTKCDLTAERSVSYDKILAFLRELNFSPHCLDYFEISSKLDANIEDLLFAALLKIEKSKSDRRKLLQGFISKNHPADDLSILPGERNAHDIEAEQSVSKRVESFSTTTSSVGSKSRRTKNIEPLPVKKFLTKNFTTRQSIKSPPNAEKKKLKKCFTACCVM; encoded by the coding sequence ATGATTGCACGCTCATTATGCAGAGAAGATCCATCTTTAATCTTAAGATGCTTCGATTTaaaatcttccaaaattAGTGTAATTGGGGATGATCACTCAGGAAAAACGTCTCTGGTTCGCAGTTGGTTAAATAATTCATTTCAAATAACAGATTCTAATAATTATAGGGTTTCGGATCTCTATCATAAGACTATTCAATTTGATTCTTTAATAAAATACTGCCGGACCCTTGAAATAAAATCACAGTTACCCAACATCTTCGAGTGTGACATCGACGAGTCTGTCATGAAAGGGGCTAACAAAACTGTTCAGAACCGTAGTGGCCTGCTGAAAGAATATCTTACAAATGCTATTACGTGTGATAATAAACCGATTGCTGGAAGACCTATGAACATTGatgttcaaatttttgacaCTAATCGGATGGAGGTTTCATACCATTCGGAATTAACTACTATTCAGATCAAGCAGTCTGATGCAGTTATATTATGTTTTGATTCTACCAATGCCAGCTCCTTTGCTAGCTTAGAATCCTATATTTGTATTATTCATCAGGTAAGCTTGGAATGTCAAATAAATATTCCCATAATCATAGCATGTACGAAATGTGACCTGACTGCAGAAAGGAGCGTCAGTTATGACAAAATTTTAGCATTCCTTCGAGAACTGAATTTCTCGCCACACTGTTTGgattattttgaaatatccTCCAAGCTTGATGCAAACATTGAAGACTTGTTGTTTGCAGCGTTATTAAAAATCGAAAAATCTAAAAGCGACCGCAGAAAACTTTTGCAAGGTTTCATAAGCAAGAATCATCCAGCTGATGATTTATCTATCTTACCAGGCGAAAGAAACGCTCACGATATCGAAGCTGAACAAAGCGTCAGTAAAAGGGTTGAAAGCTTCTCAACAACGACTTCTTCCGTTGGCTCAAAAAGTCgcagaacaaaaaatattgagCCTTTGCCGGtaaagaagtttttgaCAAAAAACTTCACTACTCGACAGTCAATCAAAAGCCCACCGAATGCtgagaagaagaaattgaagaaatgcTTTACGGCATGTTGTGTAATGTGA